Proteins encoded within one genomic window of Nonomuraea gerenzanensis:
- a CDS encoding phosphonate ABC transporter ATP-binding protein has protein sequence MTSPQAVGVRAAPALAVRGLRKSFAGRTVLDGLDLSLAPGEFVALLGANGSGKSTALRCVVGLERPDGGEILVHGRPADTASLRRRMAMIFQQIHLVHRRSALDNVCAGALGRLPLRRSLTPILFPRELREEAMVCLDRVGMADRAAEPAGRLSGGQRQRVAIARALCQRAEIILADEPVSALDPAAAEQVVALLADLAHDQGLAVAAVLHQPDLARRHADRVAGLLHGRATLDAPAATLTATDLATLYAPDHRRPDPTTPGPTAPDRAAPHLAAPHPTTPHPTTPDCAAPHLVAPERAPAHHHADQEPR, from the coding sequence ATGACCTCGCCACAGGCGGTGGGCGTGCGCGCGGCGCCCGCGCTCGCCGTGCGCGGGCTGCGCAAGTCGTTCGCCGGCAGGACGGTGCTGGACGGGCTCGACCTGAGCCTGGCGCCCGGCGAGTTCGTCGCCCTGCTCGGCGCGAACGGCAGCGGCAAGTCCACCGCGCTGCGTTGCGTCGTCGGGCTGGAGCGCCCGGACGGCGGCGAGATCCTGGTCCACGGCCGGCCCGCCGACACGGCCTCGCTGCGCCGTCGGATGGCGATGATCTTCCAGCAGATCCACCTCGTGCACCGCCGCAGCGCGCTCGACAACGTCTGCGCGGGCGCCCTGGGACGGTTGCCGCTGCGGCGCTCGCTCACCCCGATCCTGTTCCCCCGCGAGCTGCGCGAGGAGGCCATGGTCTGCCTGGACCGGGTCGGCATGGCCGATCGGGCCGCCGAGCCGGCCGGGCGGCTGTCGGGCGGCCAGCGGCAGCGGGTCGCCATCGCGCGGGCGCTGTGCCAGCGGGCGGAGATCATCCTGGCCGACGAGCCGGTCTCCGCGCTCGACCCGGCCGCGGCCGAGCAGGTGGTCGCCCTCCTCGCCGACCTCGCCCACGACCAGGGCCTGGCCGTCGCCGCCGTGCTCCACCAGCCCGACCTGGCCCGCCGCCACGCCGACCGCGTGGCCGGCCTGCTGCACGGCCGCGCCACGCTCGACGCCCCGGCCGCGACCCTCACCGCCACCGACCTCGCCACCCTGTACGCCCCGGACCACCGCCGGCCGGACCCCACCACCCCCGGCCCCACCGCCCCGGACCGCGCCGCCCCGCACCTCGCCGCGCCGCACCCCACCACCCCGCACCCCACCACCCCGGACTGCGCCGCCCCGCATCTCGTCGCGCCGGAGCGCGCCCCGGCGCACCATCACGCCGATCAGGAGCCCCGATGA
- a CDS encoding phosphate/phosphite/phosphonate ABC transporter substrate-binding protein, protein MRARPALAALAVLPALLLTGCGGGGAEATGSAATCPDGKIRFGVEPYEDPAKLKPAYETLAAALQKSLNCPVELKIVEDYSAEVLAMRNGRLEMAQFGPLGYVFASTKADAQPVASFADAEGALTTYTAGIWVPADSPITSVKDLKGKSLALSSPGSTSGDALPRYALKTQGLAEADVKIDYAGGHPEALLALANGKVDAAEINSQQLATAQAEGSLDPAKYRQVWTSEPIPNDPITVSGKLDPALRAAITSALLKLGPSDVAKVGAFLDVNPPGPLVAVTKDTYQPLFDLATALGLTEKDV, encoded by the coding sequence ATGCGCGCACGACCTGCCCTGGCCGCCCTGGCCGTGCTTCCCGCGCTGCTGCTGACCGGCTGCGGCGGCGGTGGTGCCGAGGCGACCGGCTCGGCCGCCACCTGCCCCGACGGGAAGATCCGCTTCGGCGTCGAGCCGTACGAGGATCCGGCCAAGCTCAAGCCGGCCTACGAGACCCTCGCCGCCGCGCTGCAGAAGAGCCTGAACTGCCCGGTCGAGCTGAAGATCGTCGAGGACTACTCGGCCGAGGTGCTGGCCATGCGCAACGGCCGGCTGGAGATGGCCCAGTTCGGCCCGCTCGGCTACGTCTTCGCCAGCACCAAGGCCGACGCCCAGCCCGTCGCCTCCTTCGCCGACGCCGAGGGCGCGCTGACCACGTACACGGCCGGCATCTGGGTGCCCGCGGACTCGCCGATCACCTCGGTCAAGGACCTGAAGGGCAAGTCCCTGGCGCTGTCCAGCCCCGGCTCGACCTCGGGTGACGCGCTGCCCCGCTACGCGCTCAAGACGCAGGGCCTGGCCGAGGCCGACGTGAAGATCGACTACGCGGGCGGTCACCCGGAGGCGCTGCTGGCCCTGGCCAACGGCAAGGTGGACGCCGCCGAGATCAACAGCCAGCAGCTCGCCACCGCGCAGGCGGAAGGCAGCCTCGACCCCGCGAAGTACCGCCAGGTGTGGACCTCCGAGCCCATCCCGAACGACCCGATCACCGTGTCAGGCAAGCTCGACCCGGCTCTGCGCGCCGCGATCACCTCGGCGCTGCTGAAGCTGGGGCCGTCCGACGTCGCCAAGGTCGGCGCGTTCCTGGACGTGAACCCGCCCGGGCCGCTGGTGGCCGTCACCAAGGACACCTACCAGCCGCTGTTCGACCTGGCCACCGCGCTCGGCCTGACCGAGAAGGACGTATGA
- a CDS encoding helix-turn-helix domain-containing protein, with protein MTTPAVDGSAAASSPTKTPPGLIGLRAGGTGFALTVARALSHDPGDEAGLAEWAERLHVSVKTLQRDFEREFGMPYSKVRTKLRLSTSRVLLETRPVAEVAHRVGYSSPSAFITAFTKEYGCTPGRYAEREYDSAG; from the coding sequence GTGACAACGCCCGCGGTAGACGGTTCGGCTGCCGCCTCCTCGCCGACCAAGACGCCGCCCGGGCTCATCGGGCTGCGGGCCGGCGGCACCGGGTTCGCGCTGACCGTCGCGCGGGCGCTGTCCCACGACCCCGGCGACGAGGCGGGGCTGGCGGAGTGGGCCGAGCGGCTGCACGTCAGCGTCAAGACGCTGCAGCGCGACTTCGAGCGCGAGTTCGGCATGCCGTACTCGAAGGTGCGCACCAAGCTGCGGCTGAGCACGTCGCGGGTGCTGCTGGAGACCCGCCCGGTGGCCGAGGTGGCGCACCGCGTCGGCTACTCCAGCCCGTCGGCGTTCATCACGGCCTTCACCAAGGAGTACGGCTGCACGCCCGGCCGCTACGCCGAGCGCGAGTACGACAGCGCCGGCTGA
- a CDS encoding MBL fold metallo-hydrolase, with translation MEIRRELHLVRLAFGQAYLWHEAGALTLVDTGIATSGDEIAEAIGRLGLRTQDVRRVVLTHYHEDHCGGAAAVAAWGEAEVLAHRAEAPVIRGEVPAPPPAFTEEERALHRSLGAHLLPPAPPCRVDRELEDGDLIAFGGGARVVATPGHTPGSIAVHLPRAGVLFTGDTVAHVGGQVMPGVFNLDREELLRSFRRLAELDAQVACVGHGDPITDARAALQKAAQATL, from the coding sequence GTGGAGATTCGCCGGGAGTTGCACCTGGTGCGGCTGGCGTTCGGGCAGGCGTACCTGTGGCACGAGGCGGGGGCGCTCACGCTGGTGGACACGGGCATCGCCACCAGCGGTGACGAGATCGCCGAGGCGATCGGCCGGCTCGGCCTGCGCACGCAGGACGTACGCCGGGTCGTGCTCACCCACTACCACGAGGACCACTGCGGCGGCGCGGCGGCGGTCGCGGCGTGGGGCGAGGCAGAGGTGCTGGCCCACCGGGCGGAGGCGCCGGTGATCAGGGGCGAGGTGCCGGCGCCGCCGCCTGCCTTCACCGAGGAGGAGCGGGCGCTGCACCGCAGCCTCGGCGCCCACCTGCTGCCGCCCGCCCCGCCGTGCCGGGTGGACCGGGAGCTGGAGGACGGTGACCTGATCGCGTTCGGGGGCGGGGCGCGGGTGGTCGCCACCCCCGGGCACACGCCCGGCAGCATCGCCGTGCACCTGCCGCGGGCGGGGGTGCTGTTCACCGGTGACACCGTGGCGCACGTCGGCGGGCAGGTCATGCCGGGGGTGTTCAACCTGGACCGCGAAGAGCTGCTGCGCTCGTTCCGGCGGCTCGCGGAGCTGGACGCGCAGGTCGCCTGCGTGGGGCACGGCGACCCGATCACGGACGCGCGCGCCGCGCTCCAGAAGGCGGCCCAGGCGACTTTGTGA
- a CDS encoding LysR family transcriptional regulator, whose protein sequence is MDADISGMRAFVVTAEELHFGRAGARLFITQQALSKRIRRLEDALGAALFERTTRSIELTTAGRRFLPAAAEAVAAFDRAVEVVRAPGDPIRVDVYDERFTPLRLVREASERDPRLRVELSMRQGLAVALPALRRQEIDAAFGRAHDLPGPWPSELAHRLVHLEPLAAFVPEDHPLAGRTELRPADLRAGGIAMPDPAGAAEWRGYLERLAARFGAPLRFNAPAIGVRHLVEQFLAEKSAVGLGEMSIEAAGSGLRRIPIVDPVPLLPWSVVWSRRNPRPLLRSLLAQLRPARLPDPADPRSWVPDPDRAPRGVGSASSGLSGRERSGRRRG, encoded by the coding sequence GTGGACGCGGACATCTCGGGCATGCGTGCCTTCGTGGTGACCGCGGAGGAGCTGCACTTCGGCAGGGCCGGCGCGCGGCTGTTCATCACCCAGCAGGCGTTGTCGAAGCGCATCCGCAGGCTGGAGGACGCGCTGGGCGCCGCGCTGTTCGAGCGCACCACCCGGTCCATCGAGCTGACGACCGCCGGGCGGCGCTTCCTGCCCGCGGCGGCCGAGGCGGTGGCGGCCTTCGACCGGGCCGTGGAGGTCGTGCGCGCGCCCGGCGACCCGATCCGGGTGGACGTCTACGACGAGCGCTTCACGCCGCTGCGCCTGGTGCGCGAGGCCAGCGAGCGCGATCCGCGGCTGCGGGTGGAGCTGAGCATGCGGCAGGGGCTCGCGGTCGCGCTGCCCGCGCTGCGCAGGCAGGAGATCGACGCCGCCTTCGGCCGGGCGCACGACCTGCCGGGGCCCTGGCCGTCCGAGCTGGCGCACCGGCTCGTGCACCTGGAGCCGCTGGCCGCGTTCGTCCCGGAGGACCATCCGCTCGCCGGCAGGACCGAGCTGCGGCCGGCGGACCTGCGGGCGGGCGGCATCGCCATGCCGGACCCGGCGGGCGCCGCCGAGTGGCGCGGCTACCTGGAACGCCTCGCCGCCCGGTTCGGCGCGCCGCTGCGCTTCAACGCGCCCGCGATCGGGGTGCGGCACCTGGTGGAGCAGTTCCTGGCCGAGAAGAGCGCCGTGGGGCTGGGCGAGATGAGCATCGAGGCCGCGGGGAGCGGGCTGCGCCGGATCCCGATCGTCGATCCGGTGCCGCTCCTGCCGTGGTCGGTGGTCTGGTCCCGGCGCAACCCGCGCCCGCTCCTGCGCTCACTGCTCGCCCAGCTGCGGCCCGCCCGCCTGCCGGATCCGGCCGACCCGCGCTCCTGGGTGCCCGATCCCGACCGGGCCCCTCGGGGCGTCGGCTCGGCCTCCAGCGGGCTGTCCGGGCGGGAGAGGAGTGGCCGCCGTCGTGGCTGA
- a CDS encoding TIGR03364 family FAD-dependent oxidoreductase, giving the protein MTSHLPWDTSLDAADLVVVGAGIVGLAHAVDAVARGLSVVVVERDERAVGASVRNFGHGCFTAQDGRALRYAMAARTAWLRLAKEAGLWLDESGTVVVARADDEYAVLSEFAAARDGQAVLLDARQVAGRIPVGPGVVGGAWLPLDVRVDPRQAVHAIAAWLAGQGVRFHWATSAHLVEPGLVTTSRGRIRAGHVVMAVGHDVDRHFPALAESAGLRRCVLRMLRVADPHGRRVDPAVLSGFSLLRYGGFAACPSEPALRARLESERPELTGIGLNLMFTQRPDGDLVVGDTHAYAVTPEPFGDDELDRHVLAESARLLGTGRLTVRERWRGVYASAPEPFLVAAPMPGVRVVSVTSGIGMTTALGLAPEVLDDLLA; this is encoded by the coding sequence ATGACAAGTCACCTGCCGTGGGACACGTCCCTCGACGCGGCCGATCTCGTGGTCGTCGGCGCGGGCATCGTGGGGTTGGCCCACGCCGTGGACGCCGTGGCCCGAGGGCTGTCCGTCGTGGTCGTCGAGCGGGACGAGCGCGCTGTCGGCGCCTCGGTACGCAACTTCGGCCACGGCTGCTTCACCGCCCAGGACGGCCGGGCCCTGCGGTACGCGATGGCCGCCAGGACCGCCTGGCTGCGCCTGGCCAAGGAGGCCGGGCTCTGGCTGGACGAGAGCGGCACGGTCGTGGTCGCCCGCGCCGACGACGAGTACGCGGTCCTGAGCGAGTTCGCCGCCGCCCGCGACGGGCAGGCGGTGCTGCTCGACGCGCGTCAGGTGGCCGGGCGGATCCCCGTGGGCCCCGGCGTGGTCGGCGGCGCCTGGCTGCCGCTGGACGTGCGCGTGGACCCGCGCCAGGCCGTGCACGCCATCGCCGCCTGGCTGGCAGGTCAGGGCGTGCGCTTCCACTGGGCCACCTCCGCGCACCTCGTCGAGCCCGGCCTGGTGACCACCAGCCGGGGCCGGATCAGGGCCGGGCACGTGGTCATGGCCGTCGGGCACGACGTCGACCGGCACTTCCCCGCCCTCGCCGAGAGCGCCGGGCTGCGCCGCTGCGTGCTGCGCATGCTGCGCGTGGCCGACCCGCACGGGCGCCGGGTCGATCCCGCGGTGTTGTCCGGCTTCTCGCTGCTGCGTTACGGCGGCTTCGCGGCCTGCCCGTCGGAGCCCGCCCTGCGCGCCCGCCTGGAGAGCGAGCGGCCGGAGCTGACCGGCATCGGCCTGAACCTCATGTTCACCCAGCGCCCCGACGGCGACCTCGTCGTCGGCGACACCCACGCCTACGCCGTGACCCCGGAGCCGTTCGGCGACGACGAGCTGGACCGGCACGTCCTGGCCGAGAGCGCCCGCCTGCTCGGGACCGGCCGGCTCACGGTGCGCGAGCGCTGGCGCGGCGTCTACGCCTCCGCGCCGGAGCCGTTCCTGGTCGCCGCCCCCATGCCGGGCGTGCGCGTCGTGTCGGTCACCTCCGGCATCGGCATGACCACCGCCCTGGGCCTGGCCCCCGAGGTCCTCGACGACCTGCTGGCCTGA
- the phnE gene encoding phosphonate ABC transporter, permease protein PhnE, whose protein sequence is MSSTTAGTLPPDDRLTPPRRRPVTTATATVTVAVVLAHVLAWNGTEFSPAALIQGWRGMADFAGQALPPDLSWDGVLLPGLTAALVTLGIGLLGTTFSVPFALVLALLAARTTAPNRWAYQAARSVLSFLRAVPDVVFALVFVTAVGLGPFAGVLALIFHNTGVMGKLWAEAMEEIDLGPRDALRVGGASGVQAAAHAVLPAVVPQFVGLLLYRFDVNVRSSLVLGLVGAGGIGFLVNQSIKLFRFDELVTHLAIVMVLVVAVDQLSAYVRRRIGG, encoded by the coding sequence ATGAGCAGCACCACCGCGGGCACGCTTCCCCCCGACGACCGCCTCACCCCGCCCCGCCGGCGCCCCGTCACCACGGCCACCGCCACCGTCACCGTGGCCGTCGTGCTCGCCCACGTGCTGGCCTGGAACGGCACCGAGTTCTCCCCCGCCGCCCTCATCCAGGGCTGGCGCGGCATGGCGGACTTCGCCGGCCAGGCCCTGCCACCGGACCTGTCCTGGGACGGGGTGCTGCTGCCCGGCCTCACGGCGGCGCTCGTCACGCTGGGCATCGGCCTGCTGGGCACCACGTTCTCGGTCCCGTTCGCACTCGTCCTCGCCCTGCTGGCAGCCCGTACGACGGCGCCGAACCGCTGGGCCTACCAGGCGGCCCGCTCGGTGCTGTCGTTCCTGCGCGCCGTGCCCGACGTCGTCTTCGCGCTGGTCTTCGTCACCGCCGTGGGCCTCGGCCCGTTCGCCGGCGTACTGGCGCTGATCTTCCACAACACGGGCGTGATGGGCAAGCTGTGGGCCGAGGCCATGGAGGAGATCGACCTCGGCCCGCGTGACGCGCTGCGCGTCGGCGGCGCGTCGGGCGTGCAGGCCGCCGCGCACGCGGTGCTGCCCGCGGTGGTGCCGCAGTTCGTCGGGCTGCTGCTCTACCGCTTCGACGTGAACGTACGCTCGTCGCTCGTGCTCGGCCTCGTGGGAGCCGGCGGCATCGGCTTCCTCGTCAACCAGTCGATCAAGCTGTTCCGGTTCGACGAGCTGGTCACGCACCTGGCGATCGTCATGGTGCTGGTGGTCGCCGTGGACCAGCTCTCCGCGTACGTGCGCCGCCGCATCGGCGGTTGA
- a CDS encoding helix-turn-helix transcriptional regulator, producing the protein MSREARLRGRQGECEALDGLVATVQGGRSAVLVLRGEAGIGKSALLEYSRGSAAGCRIARAAGVESEMELAYGGLHQLCAPFLDRLDRLPEPQREALGTAFGLCAGTPPDRFLVGLAVLSLLADASDREPLICLVDDAQWLDRVSAQTLAFVARRLLAERVGLVLAVREPCLEPELAGLPQLEVGRLSDGDARALLDSVTPGRLDERVRDRIVAEAQGNPLALLELPRGLTPAELAGGFGRPDARPLAGQIEQSFLRRVRALPADTRLLLLVAAAEPVGDVTLLTQAAELLDIEPAAAAPAEAEGLITIGTRVRFRHPLVRSMAYRAAPLEDRQRVHRALAEATDPQTDPDRRAWHLANAAPSADEGVAAELERSAGRAQARGGVAAAAAFLERAAELTPDPRQRGVRGLAAATAKYRAGGYDAAFELLDAAELSPLDDRDRAQADLLRGRITFAATSAGAALPLLLKAAKRLEPLDAGLARETYRDALNAAMAAGRLPSGAQAADIAEATLAAPPGPPPERNDLLLNGVARATTEGYAAGVPLVRQALDAFRTGGVAKEEGLGWLPFAARMAHNVWDFETWTALSTRLVGLARETGALAVLPSALHMLVANRVLAGELDTAGELVAEAATIGEVTGSRHLAQYAALVLAAWTGREAVTREVSEAIMRDPAIQGEGKVLTATQWAAAVLGNGLGRYEEAYVAAERGAEHPQELGGTYMRSMIELVEAAARSGRPARAAEAAGKLDELARAGGTDWALGTSAMLLAQVSQGPAAESRYEEAIERLGRTEVRTSLARARLLYGEWLRRENRRVDAREQLGLAYEALSAMGAEAFAERARRELQATGETVRRRTPDERAALTAQEAQIARLAGDGLTNPEIGAQLFISPHTVEWHLRKVFAKLGIVSRKQISAKLLQSAQPALSYSRSA; encoded by the coding sequence GTGAGCAGGGAAGCCAGGTTGCGTGGCCGGCAGGGCGAGTGCGAGGCGCTCGACGGGCTGGTGGCGACCGTCCAGGGTGGCCGCAGCGCGGTGCTGGTCCTGCGGGGCGAGGCAGGCATCGGCAAGTCGGCGCTGCTGGAGTACTCGCGCGGCAGCGCGGCCGGCTGCCGGATCGCCAGGGCGGCGGGCGTGGAGTCGGAGATGGAGCTGGCCTACGGCGGGTTGCACCAGCTGTGCGCCCCGTTCCTCGACCGGCTCGACCGGCTGCCCGAGCCGCAGCGCGAGGCGCTGGGGACGGCGTTCGGCCTGTGCGCGGGCACGCCCCCTGACCGGTTCCTGGTGGGCCTGGCGGTGCTCAGCCTGCTCGCCGACGCCTCCGACAGGGAGCCGCTGATCTGCCTGGTCGACGACGCGCAGTGGCTGGACCGGGTCTCCGCGCAGACCCTCGCCTTCGTGGCGCGGCGCCTGCTCGCCGAGCGGGTCGGGCTGGTGCTGGCGGTACGCGAGCCGTGCCTGGAGCCCGAGCTGGCCGGGCTGCCGCAGCTCGAAGTGGGCCGGCTCAGCGACGGCGACGCCCGCGCCCTGCTGGACTCCGTCACCCCCGGGCGGCTGGACGAGCGGGTCAGGGACCGCATCGTGGCCGAGGCGCAGGGCAACCCGCTGGCCCTGCTGGAGCTGCCGCGCGGGCTGACGCCCGCGGAGCTGGCGGGCGGGTTCGGGCGGCCAGACGCGCGGCCGCTGGCCGGTCAGATCGAGCAGAGCTTCCTGCGGCGCGTCCGCGCGCTGCCCGCCGACACCAGGCTGCTGCTGCTCGTCGCGGCGGCCGAGCCGGTGGGCGACGTGACCCTGCTGACCCAGGCGGCGGAGCTGCTGGACATCGAGCCGGCCGCCGCGGCCCCGGCCGAGGCGGAGGGCCTGATCACGATCGGCACCCGCGTACGGTTCCGCCACCCCCTCGTCCGGTCGATGGCCTACCGGGCGGCGCCCCTGGAGGACAGGCAGCGGGTGCACCGCGCGCTGGCCGAGGCGACCGACCCGCAGACGGACCCCGACCGCCGGGCGTGGCACCTGGCCAACGCCGCGCCTTCCGCCGACGAGGGCGTGGCCGCCGAGCTGGAGCGCTCGGCCGGCCGGGCGCAGGCGCGCGGCGGCGTGGCGGCGGCGGCCGCGTTCCTGGAGCGGGCGGCCGAGCTGACCCCCGACCCCCGGCAGCGCGGCGTCAGAGGGCTGGCGGCGGCCACGGCCAAGTACCGGGCCGGCGGCTACGACGCCGCGTTCGAGCTGCTGGACGCGGCCGAGCTGAGCCCGCTGGACGATCGCGACCGCGCCCAGGCCGACCTGCTGCGCGGCCGGATCACCTTCGCCGCGACCAGCGCGGGAGCCGCCCTGCCGCTGCTGCTCAAGGCCGCCAAGCGGCTGGAGCCGCTGGACGCGGGGCTGGCCCGCGAGACCTACCGCGACGCGCTGAACGCGGCCATGGCCGCCGGCCGCCTGCCCAGTGGCGCGCAGGCGGCGGACATCGCCGAGGCGACGCTCGCCGCGCCGCCCGGCCCGCCGCCGGAGCGCAACGACCTGCTGCTGAACGGCGTGGCCAGGGCGACGACCGAGGGGTACGCGGCGGGCGTGCCGCTGGTCCGCCAGGCCCTGGACGCCTTCCGCACCGGCGGCGTGGCCAAGGAGGAGGGGCTCGGCTGGCTTCCGTTCGCCGCCCGCATGGCGCACAACGTGTGGGACTTCGAGACCTGGACGGCGCTCTCGACCCGGCTCGTCGGCCTGGCCCGCGAGACGGGCGCGCTGGCCGTGCTGCCGTCGGCGCTGCACATGCTGGTGGCCAACCGGGTCCTGGCCGGCGAGCTCGACACCGCAGGCGAGCTGGTCGCGGAGGCGGCGACGATCGGCGAGGTGACGGGCAGCCGCCACCTGGCCCAGTACGCGGCCCTGGTGCTCGCGGCGTGGACGGGCCGGGAGGCCGTGACCCGCGAGGTGAGCGAGGCGATCATGCGCGACCCGGCCATCCAGGGGGAGGGTAAGGTGCTGACCGCCACCCAGTGGGCCGCCGCGGTGCTCGGCAACGGCCTCGGCCGCTACGAGGAGGCCTACGTCGCGGCCGAGCGCGGCGCGGAGCACCCCCAGGAGCTCGGCGGCACGTACATGCGTTCGATGATCGAGCTGGTCGAGGCCGCCGCCAGGAGCGGCAGGCCGGCCCGCGCCGCCGAGGCCGCCGGCAAGCTGGACGAGCTGGCCAGGGCCGGCGGCACCGACTGGGCGCTGGGCACCTCGGCCATGCTGCTGGCCCAGGTGAGCCAGGGCCCGGCCGCCGAGTCCCGCTACGAGGAGGCGATCGAGCGGCTCGGCCGCACCGAGGTGCGCACGTCGCTGGCCCGCGCCCGGCTGCTCTACGGCGAGTGGCTGCGCAGGGAGAACCGCCGCGTCGACGCGCGCGAGCAGCTGGGCCTGGCCTACGAGGCGCTCAGCGCGATGGGGGCGGAGGCGTTCGCGGAGCGGGCCAGGCGCGAGCTGCAGGCCACCGGCGAGACGGTGCGCAGACGCACGCCGGACGAGCGCGCCGCGCTCACCGCCCAGGAGGCGCAGATCGCCCGCCTGGCCGGCGACGGGCTGACCAACCCCGAGATCGGAGCCCAGCTCTTCATCAGCCCGCACACCGTCGAGTGGCACCTGCGCAAGGTCTTCGCCAAGCTTGGCATCGTCTCCCGCAAGCAGATCAGCGCCAAGCTGTTGCAGTCGGCTCAGCCGGCGCTGTCGTACTCGCGCTCGGCGTAG